From the Salvelinus alpinus chromosome 12, SLU_Salpinus.1, whole genome shotgun sequence genome, the window AGGATGGATTGCCACTCCAGACGGATGGTTCAGGTAGGATGGATTGCCACTCCAGATGGATGGTTCAGGTAGGATGGATTGCCACTCCAGACGGATGGTTCAGGTAGGATGGATTGCCACTCCAAATGGATGGTTCAGGTAGGATGGATTGCCACTCCAGACGGATGGTTCAGGTAGGATGGATTGCCACTCCAAATGGATGGTTCAGGTAGGATGGATTGCCACTCCAAATGGATGGTTCAGGTAGGATGGATTGCCACTCCAAATGGATGGTTCAGGTAGGATGGATTGCCACTCCAGACGGATGGTTCAGGTAGGATGGATTGCCACTCCAAATGGATGGTTCAGGTAGGATGGATTGCCACTCCAAATGGATGGTTCAGGTAGGATGGATTGCCACTTCAGACGGATGGACAGTTTGTGCATTTCATTCTCTTACCTCACTTTTTGGCAAATGGGAAAAATTACTTGATATGGTTTACAATTGTACCTTTACTTAGATTTAACTTTACTTACATTGACCATCAATTGATCATACATCTATACCATCAGAAGAATTGCGTTATGAAGAACAGCAGTGAAAGTTATTTATTATTTCATAGTTCATATTGATCAAATACAAGTTCATGCGAGAGATCAATCAGAATCATTCAGTGTTATCAATAACTGTCTGATGCCCACTAggctatgtacagtatgtctatTCAAGGGAACGGGTACCTGCAAGAGCAGCTATAGGTCTCCTTTACCCATTCGTCTGGAGCACCAGGGCTGTTTCAGCACGCGGGTCTGTAGACCCCGGTTGTGTGGCCTACAGTGTCCGGACGGCCGCTGCTGCAGCCCGTACTGCACCAGACTGTCCGCATGGCCTTTCATTGCCCCCAGGGCAGGAAGAGCCACCAGCTGGTGATGATGATTGAGTCCTGCTCCTGCCACCACTACAACTGTCCCCAGTCACAGCCTACAGGAGAGCCATACCCTGGCTTTAAAGTATAGGACCATGAAGAGGGAAACAGCCCCAACGCCAGAGGTAAGCAGGCCCTGTCAGTGAAGATACTGGACAACGATCTAAGCAGCGAATCGAAGGGTAGGATTAAATCAAACTTGCACTGCGTGGTTCCTCCACTGTTGAAAAAGCACCATTAATTTTGACCCTGTAAACATGGTCAAATTCTTTGCATTACTTCAAATACATTTGAATGTGTAATAACAATGTTAATTTTTGACCAATGATTGGGTCCCTTTAATTGAAATATCTTCAAGattcttagagagagagagagagagagagagagagagagagagagagagagagagagagagagagagagagagagagagagagagagagagagagagagagagagagaaaaaaaaaaacactaattGATGGATAATGGTGGATGCTGAGGTAGAAGTCTACTGCAGCTGTGTCAGTTACCTCAAAGTAAATATGGAACTGAAACTACAGTAGGTAGTTCCTGTAAGTAAAAATAGGTTACTGTGAATTCCAAATTACCTTTGTCTGCAAGCTTAGCTGtgagtcataattcctataaaATGTTatcaattacagttgaagtcggaagtttacatacaccttaaccaaatacatttaaactcagtttttcacaattcctgacattcaaacctagtaaaaattccctgttttaggtcagttaggatcaccactttattttaagaatgtgaaatgtcagaataatagtagagagaatgatttatttcagcttttataactttcatcacattcccagtggatcagaggtttacatacactcaattcgtatttggtagcattaccttgaaattgtttaacttgggtcaaacgtttcacgtggccttccacaagcttcccacaataagtttggtgaattttggcccattcctcctgacagagctggtgtaactgagtcaggtttgtaggcctccttgctcgcacacactttttcagttctgcccacaaattttctataagattgaggtcagggctttgtgatggcgactccaataccttgactttgttgtccttaagccatttttccaaaactttggaagtatgcttggggtcactgtccatatggaagacccatttgcggccaagctttaacttcctgactgatgtcttgagatgttacttcaatatatccacatcattttcctccctcatgatgccatctattttgtgaagtgcaccagtccctcctgcaacaaagcacccccacaccatgatgctgctgccacccccgtgcttcacagttgggatggtgttcttcgggcttgcaagcctccccctttttcctccaaacataacgatggtcattatggccaaacagttctatttttgttctatcagaccagaggacatttctccaaaaagtacgatctttgtccccatgtgcagttgcaaaccatagtctggctttttatggcgattttggagcagtggcttcttccttgctgagtggactttcaagttatgtcgatataggactcgttttactgtggatatagatactttcgtacctgtttcctccagcatcttcacaaggtcctttgctgttgttctgggattgatttgcactttttgcaccaaagtacgttcatctctaggagacagaacgcgtctctttcctgagcggtatgacggctgcgtggtcccatggtgtttatacttgagtactattgtttgtacagatgaacgtggtaccttcaggcgtttggaaattgctcccaaggatgaaccagacttgtggaggtctatcattttttttctgaggtcttggctgattccttttgattttcccgtgatgtcaagaaaagaggcactgagtttgaaggtaggccttgaaatacatccacaggtacacctccaattgactcagatgatgtcaattagcctatcagaagcttctaaagcaatgacatcattttctggaattttccaagctgtttaaaggcacagtcaacttagtgtatttaaacttctgacccactggaattgtgataagtgaaataatctgtctgtaaacaattgctggaaaaatgacttgtgtcatgcacaaagtagatgtcctaaccgacttgccaaaactatagtttgttaacaaggaatttgtggagtggttgaaaaacgagttttaatgactccaacctaagtgtttgtaaacttctgacttcaactgtatattatattttaagtaatattgttattatgttatgatACAATGACCAAAAAGACACCTGAATTACTGTCTTGTAGATCGGTATTGATAATAACTAAAACATCACCAATAAAATATTGAAAGTCTCACATTCAAGCCTTTATAGCCTATTGTTACTTATATCTTGCAGTAATAACTGTACTCTAGCTCTGCTAATTTCCTTTTGGATACAGTATCACATTGCTTCCAGTAAGCTATGGAATCAAGGAAGTGCCCACGCAGGAAGTGTGCGCTCAATGAGCAAAATTACATGGAAATACATATTTTAGAATTAATTTCCAGAATTTTGAATCAGGTTCATTTTAGGTTCTGAGTGTTATACGGACATTGAAAATAGGTATTTTACAGATGTTGAAAGACGTCCTTTTTTGGTCATGGTTTCTATGGCCATCTTTAAATCATACATACATTCACTtacatctatactgaacaaaaaaataacgcaacatgtaaagtgttggtcccatgtttcatgaggtgaaataaaagataccagaaatatTTCAGATGCACAAAAATAAAATTGGTCTCAAATTTGGTGCATACAaatttgttagtgagcatttctcctttgtcaagataatccatccacctgacaggtgtggaatatcacaaagttgattaaacagcatgatccttacacaggtgcaccttgtgctggggacaataaaaggcccctcttttgtcacacagcacaatgccacagatgtctcaagttttgagggagcgtgcaattggcatgctgactgcacgaatgtccaccagagctgttgccagagaatttaatgttaatttctctaccataagctgcctcaagtcattttagagaatttggcagtacatccaactggcctcccaaccgcagaccacgtgtaaccacgccagctcaggacctccacattcttcacctgtgggatcgtctgagaccagccacctggatagctgatgaaactgaggagtatttctgtctgtaataaagcccttttgtgggggaaaacttattctgattggccgggcctggctccccagtgggtgagcCTTGCTCCCAAGTGGGTGAAATCAAGGCTAGTCCAGACCAAATTTGAACCAAATACAGATgtctataattggttcagatttggtcctgtCCGGAAGTCTGTGGACTttgaaatcaaggccggtccggACCAAAAAAATGACATTTGTGGACGTTAAAATCAAGGCCAGGGCCAACTGACCAAACGTCTATGTCTTTTCAACGTCCATGGACTTCTGTACTCACTGGGTGTATATCTTTGGTTTCACCATGCTCAACATGATGGTGGACGGCTGCGATTTACGATGTGTTTGATTTCATTCCCTTCTGGGCGTCATCGATTCATATTCTATAGCTTGTGTTTAAACTTCACTTTGATCAAAAAGACGGGGAAAATGTCAGATGACAACAGCACACACGATCTCAACATGACCGCATGTGAAGGAATTAACCTTCGTTTTACGCACAGATTTTTACCTGCTGTGTTCATGCTGGTGTTTGTCGTCGGGACATTTGCAAACTTCTGTGGGTTAAAAACTGTTTGTACAAGCTGGAAGAAAATTGGGAGTATAAACATATTCATTCTCAACCTTGGAATAGCTGACTTGCTGTACTTATTTACCTTACCATTTTTGGTTGTCTATTACGCGCTAAACAGTAAATGGATATTTGGACAAACATTCTGCAAGATCACCAGATTCTGCTTCAATTTGAATCTCTATGGCAGCATTGGGTTCCTGACATGCATTAGTATCTATCGATACCTCGGTATTGTGCACCCAATGAAAGTGATGGGAAAAATCCACACTCGCCACTCCGTGGCAATAAGTTTTCTTGTCTGGATTTTGGTTTTCATTCAGATACTTCCTGATATGTTCTTTGACAAGACAGCGCAAAATTCCTCATATTCGTGCTATGACTCGACAGCCGACGACTTTATCAAGGATTACCTTCCGTACAGTATTGGCTGGACCATTACCGGATTCGTTATACCATTACTGATCATTCTGGCTTGCTATGGACATATAGTAGTGGTCCTTGCCACCAAAGCCAatgtcaatactttgttgaaacaaCGATGTCTAAAACTAGTCATCATCTTGACTGTGTTGTTCTCAATTTGCTTTATCCCTTACCATGTTTTGAGAAATCTAAATTTGAAAATAAGGATTTTGAAAATGGAAGGCACCTGCAAAGCAAGCTTCGATGATATTTATGTTGCTCATCAAATCAGCCGCGGTCTGGTTTGCATGAATAGCGCAATCAATCCGTTAATTTACTTAGTTGGAAATGATGATTTCATCATGCGTTTTCATAATCTCAGCAAACAAGCCAGGATGTCTCTTGTTCAATGGACTGGTGCTGTGATTTACCGCAATACACCTGAGGCAGATCCAGCAACAGAAGAATCTTAACCAGTAAACTTTGACCAGCTAGTTATTTAAAACCAAAACTTGACTGTCAGCTATTCTAGTATTTGATGTTGTCTACGCCATTATTGTACCAAAGGCCTGTAAGTATGTAAATATGCTATTCTTTACACTTTATGTATCATTCTCAGAGTATTTTATTGTGTAAACGTGAGATCCTTTTTGTGGTTGAATGCCCTTGTGTAAAAGTGAAATAATGTGCCATTCATTTAGTCAGTGATATGCAGGGCTAACTACTGGTTTCCAGAACTATCTTAGATAAAAATGTGTAAATACCCGTGTGTAAAGTGAAATACTGTTCCATTCATTTAGTCAGTGATATGCAGGGCTAACTACTGGTTTCCAGAACTATCTTAGATAAAAATGTGTAAATACCCGTGTGTAAAGTGAAATACTGTTCCATTCATTTAGTCAGTGATATGCAGGGCTATGTCACTGAAATAAACAAACTCAATATGCATTTCAGATATTGCATAAGAATTACAGGCATTCCAGCAGCTTATTACACATAGCCTACTAGCTGAATGATTTATCTCTGTTGTCCATAAATAATAAAAAGGTATCAAGCTCAAAGGACTGTACTTCTTACCTTGTGCTTGAGATAATATCTACTCCTCCACAATTATTGTCTTCCCAGGGGAAACAGAAGATTTCAACTCATTCCCTTAAGGGGAACAATCCCTCAACACAAACATGCACTGGAAATGTATGTCCTATATGTTTATTCATGTCATATGACTGGTCAGTTGCTTTTCAGGTGCGGGTTACAGAACAGGGACTTGAGGCTCACTTTATTGAGAAGACTGAGCAAACATAgtgttacgtcccaaatggcaacctattccaaCCTATtcctccatagggctctggtcaaaagtagtgcactatatagggaatagggtgccctttgggacaaAAATTAAAACCTAATGGCAAATAGAGCAGTGAAAATAAGAGAACAACTACTAGTTTCCAGAGCTATCTTATATAAAAATGTGTCTACTCTCTCTTAGCAGACACAGAAACATTTTCTCTCATCCTTACATAAGAGGGGGACTGTTTGACTGACTAGGATGATAGCAGTTTATACCATGGATAAATAACGTTCATGTAAGAACAGttgataaaaacaaaacaaaccacAAGTCTGCTAGCATTCGAGTACAAGGAGTGGATTGTCAGCACAAAACAAGTCTGTTTTTTAGGCTAGTGTTAGTGGCATTGTCCACTTAGACTTATGAGCAGGAGTAATAGTGAATGACTGAATCCTCCAAGTCAAAGTTAGAGATTGATGATAAATAATGTAATTTAATTCACCCAGGCGTATTCAGAAGTCTCATTCTCCAGCAGCAAAAGCATGCAGTGATATTTCTCTCTGCTCTGTTACTTTCACAGGCCACTGAGAGAATTTCTGAGGACGCTGGGATTGACATTAGTGCAGGCCTAGTGGATGACTGTTTGTGTTATGAGAAAACGGTGCCAAAATAAGTATAATTTAATTTTAAGTCTGCAGCGCAATGACTTGAATCTACGACATTGATAATTTATAGCTAGGGAATGACCTCACCAGGCACTCCGCTAAGGTCAGCAGTATAAGAAAACCGTCAACCTACGATTtgctaataaatcaaatcaaagtttattggttgtgtactcagtttagcaggtgttatagcgggtgcagcaAAGTGGTTATGTTACTAACTGCTAACAATCCAGTAAAATGTAAAACAATTCAAATGaagggggggaaaaaatcaaAAACTGAAGAACCAATCTGATTAACAATCCAAATACACTGTAGCAGTAATCAAATGCAATCTATatgtacagaaccagtcaaaagtttgaacacacctactccttccagggtttttctttatttttactattttctacattgtagaataataatgaagacatcaaaactatgaaataacacatatggaatcatgtagtaaccaaaaaagtgttaaacaaatcaaaatagatgttatatttgagattcttcaaaagcagccaccctttgccttgatgacagctttgcacactctctgtccaaacttttgactggtactgtatgtacactgaGGACATTTACACAAGATCAGCTAAGAATAACAGtatgacaatgagtgacaaggagttgacatgatagcacaaacagatctgtgacCAGGCTAAGGAACTTCTATCagtcacacatactgtataacagAGTTCAATGTACTCATTTATCTAAAACACACTTGTTAAAGTGGcgatcagcagtagaaacaataacaaagcgtactccactcccctgttttggtaaaaagctgagggatgttgctgtaaaacattttgtttgtcacatgcttcgtaaacaacaggtgtagactaagtCAAATGCTTAACTTACTGTAACCACTCGTAAATTCATAGAcacagctatggatgcaaggactgaccatccattatataaCATTTGTCTTTTTAACCATGTTTGAGGCTATATTGTGTTTGTTTACATGTACTTGGtgtaaacattggagtaaaaagcttatatttggggttttGACAGGgttcgacagttgaactaagctcatgaggcatttataagctatattcttcaagaattggTGGCTACATATCGTTAATTTAAGTTCagaaatgtatgtagcaactgctgattgccctttTAAAGCCGTACCACAATACACCAATTTCAATAATACACTGGACAAGTGCCAAGGACAGAGGCATGCTGTAGAGTGTGTACAGTGTTATGACTCTACGTGTTTCATGATCAGGGCTGGCCATGCAAGACAAGGGAAACTCCAAACACCTGCTTGTCTCCAGCGGTGACTGTAAATAAAAGTCAAGATGGTATTTTCATTTCATCTGAAATTAAAATGGCCACCATTTACAAGAACAGACCTGATAAAATCTGTTCCCCTCACAACAGCTGTTTCTGGTAAATTAAACAAGCATCCCCACCCTTCCCTCCAAAACCCATTAATCACCCAAAGTAAAACAGGAAAGTGTGTGGAGATAATGAGGGGGAAAACCCATAATGACTGCAAAATTGTCATTAATTGATTTTGACTTCTACAGTATCTCTGTCATATCCTTTGtcctgtccagtagacctgggttcaaatgctaTTTGAAAATCAAGCACAGTTAAAGTATTTGAACGTTTTTGAATGATTTCAAAtagcatttgaacccaggtctgatgtcCAGCCCTGGCAGTTttgactacagatgtaggatcttaatttgttcactcttttgttgctgagaatgttcctgcacagcaggaaatgcaaatttGTAGTGTATAGATAGATACACATGGCGAGGCGTGACTTAACGTGACCACGCCCCCGTGTAGGGTACAGCCGTAGGGTACTCCAACGTTAAATTTCCTACTTTACTCATAACCCGAACAATGTctgtattcttttttttttgtcattctATAAACATTTTGGATATGCTCGGTTGGTAATTTTTAACATACTTCCATCTAGTCTTAAAGTGGAACTGCCAgggttttagcaacatgaaatcttattaaaGATTTCATATACACCCCAGgaatgtcacggccgtcgaaagaagtggaccaaagtgcagcgtggtgagcatacatttccttttattttaaaatgtcgccaacaaaacaggaaacaaaataaacgaccgtgaagcttacgagGGCTAAGTaacaaaagtcaactacccacaatcacaggtgggaaaaagggctgcctaagtatgattcccaatcagagacaacgatagacagctgtccctgattgagaaccatacccggccaaaacttagaaacacaaatcatagaaataaaggacatagaatgcccacccaaatcacaccctgaccaaaccaaaaagagacataaaaaaggctctctcGTGACAAGGAAGAatattacactttttttttttcattctctGACAAGCGAGAACtgagatatggtcattttcatgTGTTTataaattcatagaatgtttgggaatgatgTATAGTAAggtatttgtgaaaattctatagcaatatagagtgggaaagtggctgtgcgtttggacaattaatagacactgcagtaaataaaacctaataaaaacattgGTCTTGTCCAGGACAGGAGTCTATgcagaccggtgcgccatagccaatcagagctactgTAGGCCTATGTGCAAATAAGCCATTTCCCACACAATGCTGctatcattcactttgaactggactatgAAACTTGTGCTCCTGCAACTTGACTGCCTGCCCGCCCATTTGATcaatgccaaatacatttgattgacaactaagagatatgctaactgtggataacagtcgtacaagttcagcatagctagctagctagcaacacgattcacatttcttgctagctaaccaaatgacacctgcatctctagctgtagtcaccgaaaaacgatatgaggggaaaaagtcGGTCACttacccactcctccaatgacatgacatcctcccagcagatagctagctagctaacgttaggcaccgtgtttttagcttgctaaataaatagctaGATACATAAATATATACGCTAGCCCAGGGGTGTCAAACGCAATCAGTGCAATGgccatattgaaaaaacataacTAATTCGAGGGCCAGACATAGCCTATCTGTTTTTACAAAAGAATGTGCAACTGCGACCCAAACTGGCCATTGTTTTATTAGAAAAAATATGTCCCTTTATAAAGTCCACTTACTGTACCTAGACCAgcgtcaccaaccttttctgattTAAGATCACTTTCTgggtcaaaatgcaagccgagatccTACCGCTCAGATTTTCTTAAAAAGAGGACTTAAAAAATTTAaccctatgcaacattaaccaattaaaaatagTTCTGCAGCAATGAGGTTTGCGCAGTAGGCTATCactacattatcactgcatattggctacgcttgaattgccctgccaatgttgttattctcagaccattttgaaattatatttaaaaatgttaggtatatgatcacactggtaatagatcatttgttgtattacttgtgaggcacagctgagtgagcataatatacactgctcaaaaaaataaagggaacacttaaacaacacaatgtaactccaagtcaatcacacttctgtgaaatcaaactgtccacttaggaagcaacactgattgacaataaatttcacatgctgttgtgcaaatggaatagacaaaaggtggaaattataggcaattagcaagacacccccaataaaggagtggttctgcaggtggtgaccacagaccacttctcagttcctatgcttcctggctgatgttttggtcacttttgaatgctggcggtgctttcactctagtggtagcatgagacggagtctacaacccacacaagtggctcaggtagtgcagctcatccaggatggcacatcaatgcgagctgtggcaagaaggtttgctgtgtctgtcagcgtagtgtccagagcatggaggcgctaccaggagacaggccagtacatcaggagacgtggaggaggccgtaggaaggcaacaacccagcagcaggaccgctacctccgcctttgtgcaaggaggagcaggaggagcaatgccagagccctgcaaaatgacctccagcaggccacaaatgtgcatgtgtctgctcaaacggtcagaaactccatgagggtggtatgagggcccgacgtccacaggtgggggttgtgcttacagcccaacaccgtgcaggacgtttggcatttgccagagaacaccaagattggcaaattcgccactggcgccctatgctcttcacagatgaaagcaggttcacacgcacatgtgacagacatgacagagtgtggagacgccgtggagaacgttctgctgcctgcaacatcctccagcatgaccggtttggcggtgggtcagtcatggtgtggggtggcatttctttgaggGGCCGCAcaaccctccatgtgctcgccagaggtagcctgactgccattaggtaccgagatgagatcctcagaccccttgtgagaccatatgctgatgcggttggccctgggttcctcctaatgcaagacaatgctagacctcatgtggctggagtgtgtcagcagttcctgcaagaggaaggcattgatgctatggactggcccgcccgttccccagacctgaatccaattgagcacatctgggacatcatgtctcgctccatccaccaacgccacgttgcaccacagactgtccaggagttggcggatgctgtagggaggtcatacaggcacgtggaggccacac encodes:
- the LOC139536267 gene encoding P2Y purinoceptor 1-like; its protein translation is MCLISFPSGRHRFIFYSLCLNFTLIKKTGKMSDDNSTHDLNMTACEGINLRFTHRFLPAVFMLVFVVGTFANFCGLKTVCTSWKKIGSINIFILNLGIADLLYLFTLPFLVVYYALNSKWIFGQTFCKITRFCFNLNLYGSIGFLTCISIYRYLGIVHPMKVMGKIHTRHSVAISFLVWILVFIQILPDMFFDKTAQNSSYSCYDSTADDFIKDYLPYSIGWTITGFVIPLLIILACYGHIVVVLATKANVNTLLKQRCLKLVIILTVLFSICFIPYHVLRNLNLKIRILKMEGTCKASFDDIYVAHQISRGLVCMNSAINPLIYLVGNDDFIMRFHNLSKQARMSLVQWTGAVIYRNTPEADPATEES